The following proteins are encoded in a genomic region of Bacteroidales bacterium:
- the plsY gene encoding glycerol-3-phosphate 1-O-acyltransferase PlsY, with protein sequence MEYYLLIAAGIVTAFLIGSIPSAVWIGKVFYGIDVRTQGSGNAGATNTIRVLGAKAGIPVLLFDIFKGWFAVYLSVYFAPETMSELSMIHFRIALAAVAVLGHVFPVFAGFRGGKGIATLLGVGIALYPQGVLVAIVIFAVVLAITGYVSLGSITASVTFPFVTIIFFNPHSLSLLLLAVMVGIFVPLTHHHNVERLLKGTERKFSFRKRKTPE encoded by the coding sequence ATGGAATATTATTTATTGATAGCAGCAGGCATCGTAACCGCTTTTTTGATCGGGAGCATCCCGTCGGCGGTATGGATAGGCAAAGTTTTTTATGGCATCGACGTGCGCACACAAGGCAGCGGCAACGCCGGCGCCACCAACACCATACGTGTGCTGGGTGCAAAAGCAGGCATCCCCGTCTTATTATTCGACATCTTCAAAGGATGGTTCGCAGTGTACCTCTCGGTGTATTTCGCTCCCGAAACCATGAGCGAACTCTCGATGATCCATTTTCGCATAGCGCTGGCAGCCGTTGCAGTGCTGGGGCATGTCTTCCCGGTATTCGCAGGGTTCAGAGGTGGCAAAGGCATCGCCACTTTGCTGGGCGTGGGCATTGCGTTGTATCCACAGGGGGTGCTGGTGGCAATCGTCATTTTTGCAGTAGTGCTGGCCATAACCGGTTATGTTTCGCTGGGATCAATCACCGCCTCGGTAACTTTCCCTTTTGTAACTATTATCTTTTTCAACCCGCACTCCTTGTCGCTGCTATTGCTTGCTGTGATGGTAGGAATTTTTGTCCCGTTAACGCACCACCACAACGTAGAGCGGCTGCTCAAAGGCACCGAGCGGAAGTTTAGCTTCAGGAAGCGGAAGACGCCGGAGTAA
- a CDS encoding T9SS type A sorting domain-containing protein yields DTGTPDTLGLLLPAGDLLMNHRIWDGNHNGTAIIDMGAYEFDAAPLGLVSPENPRSIAPALQVFPNPAKGSFVVAFDLQKVQQVSLQIFSLTGVLVHQVPATICERGTRKITIDISHLRPGIYLLQLLPEEGFAKQARVVVR; encoded by the coding sequence TGATACCGGCACACCTGACACCTTGGGATTGTTGCTGCCCGCCGGCGACCTTTTGATGAACCACCGCATCTGGGACGGCAACCACAACGGCACCGCCATCATCGACATGGGCGCCTATGAGTTTGATGCCGCTCCGCTGGGATTAGTTTCTCCTGAAAATCCGCGGAGCATAGCCCCGGCGCTTCAAGTTTTTCCAAATCCTGCCAAAGGAAGTTTTGTGGTAGCTTTTGATTTGCAAAAAGTGCAGCAGGTTTCACTTCAAATCTTTTCGCTCACCGGCGTGCTGGTGCATCAAGTGCCTGCAACAATTTGCGAACGAGGAACCCGGAAAATCACAATAGATATTTCACACCTGCGCCCGGGTATTTATCTGCTTCAGCTACTGCCGGAAGAAGGATTTGCAAAGCAGGCAAGGGTGGTGGTGCGGTAA